The genomic segment TCACATGCTGCCTTACAATCAGAGTGGTGTGTTGCCGGGGATGACCGTCGTCAAGAGCAGCGAGCTGCAGATGTTCCTGAAGTTTTTCAGCTACCTGAGTCGGCTGTCCTGTTACAGACACATCATGTTGTTTGGATGCTCCATCGCACTCCCACAATGCATCAGCCATGGAGATCGCAGGTCTGTGACATGCATCAAAATACAGTGTGATCGCGTTCCGCCTCCGTGTTCAGGTTCAGTATCCTCAAATTAAATGGAGAAAGTGTAATgtgcaatatggcagaataagtcccgccttctaaataaaagaaaaaaatattttataaaaaaatatattttacaaaatgaatTGGACTCTGAAATttctagaaaatcaaagccgtatgtctaaccaagttgtgttccaaatttgaagttgatatcacaaaaattgagctGCTAAAAGGTTTTACCATTTCCATTGTAACGcaatgtccaatttcaaaacagttttctCAGGATACattttgagtgtttaagctaatttatgattattacaaaaatatgtgaTGGGGggaaaaaggcaataaaaagcACACCAAGTTGACACTAGCTGTTCCCATCTACCTTTTTTTATGCTCAttttggaatattgcataaaaaacactggatggaaacgccaatatgtgcataaattctaaaaatatgCACTAAAAAACGGATGCGctggatacattttttatccAATTAgaagacatgcgcataaactacgatagaaacacatttactgaataaatccctcaaaacctcatgtgactttgcctcagcagaggctgtgattggataactgcaCTAACCACCGGACCAATCGgatcacagcatctcaaatgttggtttggtggttctgaaagtctgtcatcagaatgatttggtttaattccctccagaaggGATTAATTCCCtctcacacgattgtgttcccaaacaccagcatccgaacgcaagagAAAGAGTCCAATTGCAGTAACTTCcttttttattactgatattttgagccagtttcccaggaagtgacgattttgttctcttattTTGTTCTCTTAACAAATACTAGCGGCGCGTCCTAATTTGCgcacttatgcactattctatgttGTTTTGTATTATAAATCGTAGTGTCCACTGAAAATTacaactaaaataacaaaagtaCACTtcaaatacccggatgatgcacttaattaactgaaaaaatacagtgtggaatgttggacacttcatgaaCTCGACTGTCGCGGCTTAAAATACATAGTGGTGGGGGGCTTACAGTCTCTGACGGTGaataacaaaataaccttataaaattcacTACATAGATCACAAGTACACAGTGTTTAAGTGTATAGTGTGCTGTTACTGTATGAAACACTAGCACAGCTGTTTCTGTTTCTGATGAACGGACGCTGGTGTTGCAGGATGCTGGTGCTGCCATGTCAGTCGTTCTGTGAGGCGGCTCGTGAAGGCTGTGAACCCATGCTGCAGATGTTCAACGCGTCCTGGCCGGACTTCCTGCGCTGCTCTCAGTTCACCAATAACACGGGAACTGCAGCTGAAAACACTCCGCTCTGCTACACGCCACGACAGGCCAGAGGCAAACTCTGTGAGTCAGGACACGGGCTTTCTTCAGGTACCGGAGTCGCATTTGGAATGAATGAAGTTCTGATGGTTTgtcttttttgtgatttttgtcCTAAGCTGTGTGTGGAGGAAGTGATCACTTTCTGTGTGCGACCGGAATATGTGTCCCTCTCAAGCTGGTGTGCAACGGATACAACGACTGCGATGACTGGAGCGATGAGGCCGATTGCAGTAAGTGGGtgctttttctttcttgttaTTAGTGCTTCCTTTCCTTGTGTCTTCAGCCCCTTAAAATACGAGAAAATGATGAGGAAGAGAAGGAAAACTGGGAATATTCTTGATCACTCGAGTGTCACTTCAAAGTGTCATCATCTGCACTCAAAAGATCTGCCTCTATATGTTGTTAAAGTTTAGTTATTTAagaaattcataataaatattacttaatcAAGAAacctcattatttattttataaatgtatgatGTGACAGATGTGAAGGGGAGGAGAATTTGCATGTGCGTCAGGTTTTACACACACCTGCTCTGGACGCTTCCTCACTCCTCATTCCCTTTGAGATACTCTTCAAGATGTCTGACTTTGATCGGTTTTCAGGTCTCGACGAAATGAGGAAGCATCTGTTTGAGATTTGAGAAGGTGTTTGTGCCAACCTGTGTTCACCAGCAATGCATCACATGTTGCTGTAATGATATCTGACTGTGATCTTCTGGTTCTGTCGTTTGTCCAGCTTGTGCAGATGGTCAGTTTTCGTGTGCTACTGGTCGCTGTGTCAGTTCTGATCTTCTGTGTGACGGCTACGATGACTGTGGCGATCTGAGTGACGAGCAGAGCTGTGGTGAGTACATTTGCTATGCTTCATTTGGGTTCACAATTGAGATCAGGTCAGTTCTTAACAGGAGAATCCACTCACACTGTGCACATGTTCAGTACGAGAACTGACGGGAGCTAATCCAGCAATCTGAAGAGCTTCATATGCCTCGTTTGTGTGCATGTCAGAGATTAGCAGCAATCACAGCTAGGGCTGTCAAACTGAACATGTTAATGCGTGTGCTTAATGGAGACGCAATACTCAGAGCCGATCGTTGAAGTTGGTAGAAGAAGTTTGGAGAAGAATTGAGCACAGACCGGTTTGAATGATTGTCAGAGAGATGGTGGAGGGCAGAAGCTAATGTCTGTGAGGAGTTTGCGCTGCTCTGATCAACTGTGTCTGATGAAGATTTGACTCTGAACTGTAATGTTACCTTCAAGGCCCTGATACACTCACGGAAAAGTTCCTTTTCATTCTTCGCTTGGGGGTAAAAAGAAGTGTGAAATGCCTTTGCAGTGATATACTGTTAGGGAACATCGCGATGCCGCCCATGTTtgaatgaatatgtaaataaacgCACCACAAAAATGGAGATCACCTGCGAAGATCTTACCTCGATGGACTCAAACAGACGAAATGAGTCTGAGAAGAGGTCCAcgtgaaagaaggcggagcctcaggcCACACCTCCTATTACGATATCATCACGAGCCAATGGTAGTACGAAATGTGTTTTGCAGCTGGAGTGAACTTTTCCTgaaagttcgctttggcaagctgtttcgaactcccAAAACGAACTTCATTTTGACCTGATTTTGGAGCCAAAATAAATCGGGGCCTTTATACCTAAAAGAAGGCGgggcctcagagccacacccacctattacatcatcatcaccaccgACCAATGAGAGTtcaaaggtgtttaccagccagagCGAACTTTTCTGGAAAGCTTTACCAATCTTCTTTCAAACTCCACACCAGTTTGTTCTTCGATTTCACTTGAAGTGTATCGGGTTAAAAGTTCTATTTCCCAATAAAGCATAAAGAATTTCTGCGCATGTGTTTCACTTACTTGAGTTCATTGGTCTTTACTGAAGTGTTTTCCTCTTCTGCAGCGTGTGACGGAGCTAAAGAGCATCGCTGTGGAGAAGGACGCTGTATTCCTAGAGACTGGCTCTGTGACGGAGACCACGACTGCCTGGACAAAAGCGACGAGCTGAACTGCTGTGAGCCACTGCACACTGCCTTCTCtgtagtgtgtgtttgtgtgaccCTGCAGTTCATtaacgtgtttgtgtgtgtgtgtgtgtgtgtgtgtgtgtagcgtGTAAGTCCCAGGGTTTGGTGGAGTGCAGGAACAAGCAGTGTATTCCCAGTGCCTTTCGCTGCGATGGTGAAGATGACTGTAAAGATGGCAGTGATGAAGTGAACTGCACACAGCAACAGAGTgagtgcacaaacacacacacacacacacacacactctcacacacacacactgatggcTCTGTCTCTCAGCTCAGGGTTTGTGTCCACCTGGTCAGTCCGGTTGTACTTCCACCTCCTGCTCCTCTGGCTGTCATGGAAACACGTCATGTGACCTGCGCAACACTGGCATCAACTGCAGTGAGTGAaactgacctctgacctgcGACCTCTGGCCACACACAGAGCACTGCAGAGTTTCCCATGTTTTACTCCTATGTTTTACCTCTAGATTTAGTGTCAGTTAGTTTAGCCAAACGGCAAAAAACACAGCTTTAAGCAACCTGATTGGATAGTTTTAATGTGTGGTAACAACACACTTTAACCCTTTCACGCATAGAGGTCAGTCCAGTGGACCGCTGTTAAAAAGCCGTTTTCTTGTGTATAGTTGCACATCAACCTCTACAGTGGACTCTAGTGCATCATCCTATACACTGCCACCAAGTGGCAAGCCTTtgtatgtggatttttttttctccaaaccaAGATGGCCGACGGCCAGTCAGAAATGCCAAGTTGCTCCGGATTATCCATCCATTCCTTCTATCCTAGGAGATTTTTGCAGGTAAAACGAATGTTGTAACATCAAGTAACTTCTTAGGAGTCATATcattgttaaattttccaagTATTGATTTTAGATTGGGAGGAATTAATCATCTGTCCATTAAATTGGACATCATGCATCACTAGCTACATTTCAGCTACGATTCATACTATTACTGTGACTGTTGTTCTTGAAAATACTTCATCTGCAGAAACGTTTTTTGGCTGTATTTGTGTTATTATTAATCCGATTGTGTAATGTACGTTATgtacattacttgtaatgcgttactttactcgttacatcagaaaagtaatctgattatgtaatgcacattacttgtaatgcatttcaGTCTGAGGTTTTCTCAGAGGAGAGCTACGGTAGATATGTGTccattttgattattatcagAATTATCAGCTAATAAGGTTAAATCGACGTACTGTGGTAGGCTGGAGGGAGCGTGAGCGTTGTGTTTCCACAGAGCTGTACCTTCTTCAGATCTTTGATGGAAACACGTCTTCATGTTCTGATATCAAAGACACATGAAGTTCAACTTGTGTGAAGTTTTTCGCTGTCTGCTGGTTGAACAAACTCAACTGCGTTTACAATAAATGAAGCtggattatatattttttgtatatatgttATAGTTGTCACATGATTATATTCATTGGTTTGTTAAATACCAACAGtcttactgttattactgtattatgtttaatacagtatctcttcatttaaaaacacatactGTGGACACCTGAAGATCTCtttgtaaaatgtgtaaaaaaaaaaaatgtttaaatcttgtttatCATACCctaaaagcaataaaaacacatcCTGACTATGGTTAtcataattcatgcatgaaagggttGATGTTTGTGTTCTGATGATCTTTGACATGTGTGATGACCGTGTGTTTTTCAGGCAGCTGCGAGCCCATCTCTGTGGAGATCTGCATGAATCTGCCCTATAACTCCACCAGATTCCCCAACTATCTGGGTCATCAGTCTCAGAAGGAGACGTCAGTCAGCTGGGAGTCGTCGCTCTTTCCTGCGCTCGTTCAGACAAACTGCTACAAATATCTCATGTTCTTCGCATGTACAGTGCTTGTGCCAATGTGTGACCCTTTAACACAGCAGAGAGTGCCGCCCTGcaggtcagtgtgtgtgtgtgtgtgtgtgtgtgtgtgtgtgtgtgtgtatgcaccTTTATGATTATGTATAATGACACtgatgactgtgtgtgtgtatcaggtCTCTGTGTAGGAATTCAAAGGAGCGTTGTGAGTCAGTGCTAGGAATTGTGGGATTGCAGTGGCCTGAGGATACAGATTGTGCTCAGTTTCCAGAGGAAGGTCAAGCAAACAGTTCCTGTTTACTTCCTGATCCGGATGTGAACGGTCAGTGCACAGACACTCGCAAACTAAAGCAactttcatgttttcattcGTTTGGATTGAACTGAGCTGAATGTGTTTTCCTCAAGCATACgaaacaaaatgtaaatgaagATCATTCTATAAcctgaaaatgtgtgtgtgtgtgtgtgtgtgtgtcttagaGTGCTCTCCCAGTCACTTTAAGTGTCGCTCGGGACGATGCGTCCTCTCATCCAAACGCTGTGATGGacacacagactgtgatgacgacAGCGATGAGGAAACATGCGGTGAATAAAAACGCACAAACTTGACGTGataaacacactcaaacaccccactcacaaacacacaacacatgTGAAGACTCCTGCGTCTCTGTCACTAGGCTGTGTGGAGCGGGGCTTGTGGGAATGTCCCGGAGACAAAACCTGCATCCATCACAACATGATCTGTGACGGGTTT from the Ctenopharyngodon idella isolate HZGC_01 chromosome 22, HZGC01, whole genome shotgun sequence genome contains:
- the corin gene encoding atrial natriuretic peptide-converting enzyme isoform X4; translation: MMSDNGTVPTHAPPHWMPRADSSSSSSSSAGPTAAASLDWWTSISTATSMSAEPGTAVERQMKGSCSDITESQCHMLPYNQSGVLPGMTVVKSSELQMFLKFFSYLSRLSCYRHIMLFGCSIALPQCISHGDRRMLVLPCQSFCEAAREGCEPMLQMFNASWPDFLRCSQFTNNTGTAAENTPLCYTPRQARGKLSVCGGSDHFLCATGICVPLKLVCNGYNDCDDWSDEADCTCADGQFSCATGRCVSSDLLCDGYDDCGDLSDEQSCACDGAKEHRCGEGRCIPRDWLCDGDHDCLDKSDELNCSCKSQGLVECRNKQCIPSAFRCDGEDDCKDGSDEVNCTQQQTQGLCPPGQSGCTSTSCSSGCHGNTSCDLRNTGINCSSCEPISVEICMNLPYNSTRFPNYLGHQSQKETSVSWESSLFPALVQTNCYKYLMFFACTVLVPMCDPLTQQRVPPCRSLCRNSKERCESVLGIVGLQWPEDTDCAQFPEEGQANSSCLLPDPDVNECSPSHFKCRSGRCVLSSKRCDGHTDCDDDSDEETCGCVERGLWECPGDKTCIHHNMICDGFPDCSQQEDEKSCSACSSHELECNNHQCVHRSLWCDGRRHCSDSSDEWNCVSLSDEGLVLVYKAGLEYQVCADGWSSNLSSITCTQMGLGSPLSANAVLDVSSAAGRRRWLHVDPEWSPQNMFPLQGLLEKRGQSCPSYKKISLQCTRDECGRRPAGRMVKRILGGRTSRPGRWPWQCSLQSDPSGHICGCVLIGNKWALTVAHCFEGRESADVWKVVLGINNLDHPSPHMQTRRVRSIIVHSRYNRAVVDYDISVVELESEVQVTSYVRPVCLPRRGQLPKADQYCHITGWGHVGNRMPFKLQEGEVRIISVSQCQSYFDMKTITSRMLCAGYEAGTIDSCMGDSGGPLVCEEDDGRWSLYGLTSWGSVCFSKVLGPGVYANVTHFTEWIERQIYLRTFSLL